The Pectobacterium sp. A5351 genome contains the following window.
TCGGTCCGTCGCAAGCGACGCTGAAAAACGTTCCCTGCGTTTTTTATGGCGGGCCAGTCAGCACGCCATTCGACATTACTTGCTACGGCGTTCGCGTACGGCAGACGCTAGCTGACGCAGCAGGGATTCCGTATCTTCCCAGCCAATACACGCATCGGTGACGCTGCGGCCATAAACCAGCGGTTCACCACTTTCAAGACTCTGGTTACCTTCAACCAGATGGCTTTCCACCATCACGCCCATAATCGCTTTGTCGCCCTGAGCGATCTGCCCGCTGACGTCAGTACAGACCTCCATCTGCTTTTTGAACTGCTTGCTGCTGTTCGCATGGCTGAAATCGATCATGACCTGCGATGTCAGACCCGCTTTTTCCAGACCAATTTTTACGTCTTTCACGTGTTCAGCACTGTAGTTCGGCGTTTTTCCGCCGCGCAGAATGATGTGGCAATCGCTGTTACCGCTGGTGTTCACGATAGCCGAATGACCCCATTTGGTCACAGACAGAAAGCAGTGTGGCGCGCTGGCGGCGTTAATCGCGTCAATCGCGACTTTGATGGTGCCATCAGTGCCATTTTTAAAGCCGACGGGGCATGACAGGCCAGAGGCCAGTTCACGGTGTACCTGAGATTCTGTTGTGCGCGCGCCGATCGCCCCCCAGCTCATCAAATCCGCCAGGTATTGCGGGGTGATCATATCAAGGAATTCACCCGCAGCCGGCAAGCCGGTATCGTTAATTTCCAGCAACAGCTGGCGCGCAATGCGCAAGCCGTCATTGATCTGGAAACTGTTGTCCATGTGCGGATCGTTGATTAGCCCTTTCCAGCCAATCGTGGTGCGGGGTTTTTCAAAATAAACCCGCATGACCACTTCCAGATCGTCACTCAGCTCATCACGCAGCGTCAGCAGACGCGCGGCGTACTCTTTTGCTGCTTTTGTGTCATGAATAGAGCAAGGACCAATCACCACCAGCAGGCGGTCGTCATTGCCGTTAAGAATTTTATGGATCGCAGTACGCGCGAACGATACCGTTTCCGCTGCCTTCTCCGTGGCTGGAAACTTTTCTAGCAAAGCAACCGGCGGCAAAAGTTCATTAATATCTTTAATTCTTAAATCATCATTTTGGTAATTCATAAATAAACCCATCGGTTCCGAAACGGTATGTTAACCCCATCCAATACGCGCCATCCCGCCCGTGCAGGTAGCCTGAGAAACGGGATGTTTCATATTGAAGATTGATTATTATATGTCAAGCTGGTGTTATCAGGACGCTGAAATCAACGGGGTTTACGCGATCAAATGCTCTCAGATGCCCTATCCGTCCTATTTTCACCAGAAAATACCGCAACCGACAGTTCGGTGAAACGCAGGATAGGTTTTCTCTGCGAGTTTCAGTAAAGTGGAATAAAACCGCAACTCAGGGTGATCTATGGCACATAACCACAGCCACACGGAATCAGGTAACAGTAAACGCCTGCTGGCCGCATTTATCATTACCGCCACGTTTATGGTGGCAGAAGTCATTGGCGGCCTGCTATCCGGCTCCCTCGCCTTGCTGGCGGATGCAGGTCATATGCTGACAGACGCCGCCGCGCTGTTTGTCGCGCTTATCGCCGTGCGTTTCGCACAGCGTAAGCCCAATGCGCGCCATACCTTCGGCTATTTGCGGCTCACGACCCTCGCTGCGTTTGTAAACGCGCTGACGCTGATACTGATTACCGCGTTCATCTTCTGGGAAGCCATCCAACGCTTCTATGAGCCTCAGCCTGTTGCGGGCGTCCCCATGCTGCTTGTCGCCGTTGCCGGATTGCTGGCAAATATCGTGGCGTTTTGGCTGTTACACCACGGCAGTGAAGAGAAAAACATTAACGTCCGTGCAGCAGCCCTGCACGTGTTGGGCGATCTACTCGGATCCGTCGGCGCGATTGTGGCGGCCATCATCATCCTTTATACCAACTGGACGCCTATCGACCCGATTCTCTCTGTTTTAGTGTCGTGTCTGGTGCTACGCAGCGCCTGGGCGTTATTGAAAGAGAGCATTCACGAGCTGTTGGAAGGCACACCTACCCAACTTAGCATTGAGATTTTGCAGAAAGATCTGACGCTGAATATTCCTGAAGTCAGGAATATTCACCACGTTCATTTATGGCAGATTGGTGAAAAACCGATGATGACACTGCATGCGCAGGTGGTTCCCCCTTACGATCACGATGCGCTGTTAAGACGTATTCAGGAATATTTACTGAAAAACTACCAGATTGGACATGCGACGGTGCAGATGGAATATCAACGCTGTGATGATGACCACTGCGATTTCCACCATCAGGAAAGCCATCATTCGGCAAACCATGAGGCAGAAGGCCACCACCACAAGCATTAAGTTTGGATTATACACTCGGTGAAACCGTGCTAACGCGGTTTTCCTGTGCGCTCTTAATCCATAACCAGGAACCGTTCAGGGCGATCAGCGTCAGGATCGCGTACTCTACCGCCATCGCGTAGACGCCCTGATAAGCAAAAATCACCACGCTTATCACATCAATCACCACCCACAGCAGCCAGTTTTCGACGTATTTACGCGTCATCAGGATCATCGCGACGATCGACAGCACCATCATGGTGGAATCCCAGAATGGGAACGCATCCGGCTGGAGAGTCGGCATATGTACTGCAAGCCCTAAACCCTGCATGCCAGAAACAGCAATACGCGTCAGCACAGCGAATACCGCATCAATATAGAACGTCATCAAGCCAATCGTGACAATACACGCCACCGACCAGCAAATCAGCTTCTGCACTGGCAGCCAGCGGATGCGTAGCTCCACTTCCTGCAAGTCCGTCTTCCGCGTCCAGGCATACCAGCCATAAATATTGGCGGCAAAAAAGAAGATTTGCAGCAACAGGCTGGCGTAAAGCTGAATCTGGAAAAAGATCACAGCAAACAGCGTGACGTTAATCAACCCAAACAGATAGTTGATGGTTTTTTCCTGACTCGCGAACCAAATACACAGCAGGCCAAACAGCGTACCAATCGCCTCAATCCAGGAAAGATCGTATCCCCCTTCCCCCAAAGGAATATGAATTAACATGTTGCTGGTACTAAAAAAATCCATCTCACCACCCTGTCTCAATTATTGTAAGAAATGTCTATGCCCGTCATACTTCAAGCGGCTTGTGTGTTGGCAGACCTTACTCACCCCAGTCACTTACCTGTGTAAGCTCCTGGGAATTCGCTCGGTTGCCGCCTTCACGCAACTCGAATTATTTAAGGCATATCAAGATGCTCTGATTCGCCGTCAGGCATTCCCTTTCACACGCAATTTTAGTGAAGCCGCAAAATCCAGCATGCGATTCAGCGGGATTAATGACCCTTCTCGCAGGGCGGCATCAACATGAATCTCATGGGCATTGCCGCCTTGTTCCAGGCCGTTAGCAATCGCTTCCAGCCCATTCATCGCCATCCACGGGCAGTGCGCGCAGCTACGACAGGTGGCACCTTCACCCGCTGTCGGCGCTTCCAGCAACGTTTTCTCCGGGCAAGCCTGCTGCATCTTGTAGAAAATACCGCGGTCGGTCGCCACAATCAGTTCGCGCTGCGGTAGCGTTTTCGCCGCCTGAATCAGCTGGCTGGTCGACCCAACAGCGTCAGCCATCTCTACCACGCTCTGCGGTGACTCTGGATGGGCCAAAATGGCCGCATCCGGATACAGAATCTTCATGCGCTTCAGCGCCTGCGTTTTAAATTCGTCATGCACAATGCACGCGCCTTGCCAACACAGTACATCTGCACCTGTCTGCTTTTGGACATAGCTTCCCAGATGACGATCCGGTGCCCAGATAATTTTTTCTCCCAGGCTATCCAGATGTTCGATCAACTCTACTGCGATACTGGACGTGACCACCCAATCAGCACGCGCTTTTACCGCCGCAGAGGTATTGGCATAAACGACGACTGTTCGGTCCGGGTGTGCATCGCAAAAACGGCTGAATTCCTCGACGGGACAGCCGAGATCGAGCGAACATTCGGCCTCCAACGTGGGCATCAGAACCGTCTTTTCTGGATTGAGTATCTTGGCGGTTTCCCCCATGAAGCGAACACCCGCCACCAGCAGCGTCGATGCTGAATGGGTGCTACCGAACCGCGCCATTTCCAGCGAATCCGCCACGCAACCGCCGGTTTCCTCTGCCAACGCCTGAATTTCAGGATCGGTATAGTAGTGTGCGACCATGACGGCGTTTCTTTCCCGCAACAGCGTTTTTATCCTGCTACGATAGTGCTGCTTCGCCTCAGCCGATAATGGCTTCGGCTTTGGCGGAAACGGATAAATGGTCTCATTGCTATCAAAAAAGGTGCTCATTATGAATTTCCACGATGACAACTCGGGTTGTAACACCGGATACTGATTCATCATCAGCATCGAAGTTTTCTATCCTAAACAAAATACCGAAAAACATGCCCAAAGTCGCGGTGTTTTTTCCAAAAAACCGGCTATTTTGTTTAATATGCTTAAAATGCCGATGTGAAATGCGTGAGTGGTATGGCTTATAGACAAAGAGGGAAGATGTAGCAGCGACATGCCCTCGATCGTCAGCCGCTAATCAGACGTTGCCCTTCAGGCGAAGAGGCGATGCCAGAACAGAGAGATAGGAATAACCAGCACCAAAGCAGGCAGGAAGTTAACCACCGCAAATGATTTGATCTGCGCGATCCTCAGTCCTACCGCAATCATAATAATGCCACCACAGGCAGAAAAATCCCCCATCGTGATATCGGTCATAAAGGGCATAATCAATTTAGCGGAGAAAAACAACAGCGTCTGGACAATCATCTGCGGTATCGCAATCGACATCACGGCAATGCCAAGCGTGATGGAAAAAATCAGTGCGGTGAAAATATCCAAAGCAGATTTGATGGTCAGCAGTTGATAATCACCGGTGAGTCCTTCCGTCAACGCGCCGACCACACCGGTGCCGCTGGCACAAAACAGAACGATTAACGCGGTAAAGTTCTGGGTGTAGACATCCTGCGGTAAGCGGTGCTCTTGTGCAGGCAGAACGCGGTTTAGCCCTCTCTGAATCATCGTGCCAGCCCACTGTACACCAGACTCCATGCGGAGCAACTCGCCTAACGCAACACCAATCACGATAGCCAGCGCCACCGCAGGCAGTTGCTGGACTTTAACGACCAGCGTGATACCCATTGCAATCGACACCATCGCAAACGCTGGCGGAAGGCCATCCTGCAAACGTTGGGGGATAAAGCGACGCAAAGTAATGCCTAAGCCACTACCAATCAAGATAGCAGCACCATTAATCAACGGACCAGTCATATATCTTCCTAAACAGGGCTACAGGCGCGTCCCTGTGACAGTGACTCCATTCCGCTCGATAGGATGAGAAAACAGTTCCTGACGGGCTATATAGAGCATAGAGAGGGAAAAAAACCTAATATACCGCAAAGTCTTAACGAGTAGGGAATGATGATAGGTTTATCTCACCTACACGACACGTGCGATATATAATTTAAAATGAATTTATTCGCGGAAGGAAATCTACTGCCGAAGTGGTGGGTCGTGCAGGATGACTCGGCCTTCGGCCTCGCCCCTTCGGGGTCAACGCTAACGCGTTGCTGTCTCGCTTCGCTCGGCTCGAACCTGCGACCAATTGATTAAAAGTCAAGATACTTGCTATGTGAATAACGAGAGGAATAGCGATTGTATAATGTTGAATTGAATTGCCAGGAGATGGTGGGTCGTGCAGGATTCGAACCTGCGACCAATTGATTAAAAGTCAACTGCTCTACCGACTGAGCTAACGACCCGCAATGCGGAACTGCTTGATGCTTATTAATACTGTTCTTGAAACTGGTGGGTCGTGCAGGATTACTCGTCCTACGGACTCGCCCTTCGGGCCAACGCCTTCGCGTTGTTCAAAATCGACACTGCCGATTTTGTCGAACCTTTCGGTTCTCATCCTTCACGATTCAAAATCAATTATCACACTTGAAATTGGTGGGTCGTGCAGGATTCGAACCTGCGACCAATTGATTAAAAGTCAACTGCTCTACCGACTGAGCTAACGACCCAATTTCATGCTGCTTTAGCGTTTTGCTGTTTGCCTTGGCAACGGCGGCACATATTACTGATTTAAATTTTCAGCGCAACCTATTTTCTTAAAAAACTGTTTGATTGCTTACTCTTAAGACGTTTAGGCACAAAAACCGCTCATGGTGCGCAATTTTTGTGCCAATTAAGACGGGTTATGACGCAGATAAACGTTTTTGTGCCTGCTTTGCACTTTCTGTATTGGGGTACATTTTTACAACTTGCTGGTAAACGGCCTTAGCTTTATCAGTCTGACCTTTTTCCTGCATGATCACCCCGACCTTCAGCAAGGCCTCGGCACTTTTTGGTGACTTGGGATAATTTTTAACAACGTTGGCGAAATAGTACGCCGCATCGTCCTTTTTCCCCTTGTTGTAATTCAACTGACCAAGCCAATAGTTCGCATTAGGCTGATAGGTTGAATCAGGGTACTTCTTGACGAATGCCTGAAATGCGCTGATAGCCTGATCGTACTGTTTTTTCTCCAGCACGAGCGCGACTGCAGCATTGTAATCCGTATTCGCATCACCCGTACTGACCGGTGCCGCTGTGTTAGCAGCACCGGTATCAGTACCCGCAGCAGCGGCAGGCATGCCATCTGTCGTCGGTGTAGAGGATGATTGCGAACTTAATCCATCAATCTGCTGATAGATCTGCTTCTGCCGTTCAACAACCTGATTCAACTGATACTGACTTTCCTGAATCTGCCCACGAAGGCTGTCAATATCGCGCTGATTATCAGAGAGTTGCTGCTGAAGTTGGGTTAAAAGCTGGCTGTGGGCGTTAGAAATACGCTCCAATTGAGTGACACGGTCTTCGACCGAGCCTGAGCCGACATTACTGATTGGCGCTTGGGCAGTAGCGGCCCAAGGGACCGCTACGCCAACCAGTAACGACAGACCCAACAGGTGACGTCTGAAGTTACTGCTCATGCGATTCTCTTAATATACCAGAACGGCACGACGGTTTTTGGCATAGGCCGCTTCGTCATGACCGAGAACAGCTGGTTTCTCTTTACCGTAAGAAACGATAGAGATCTGATCGGAAGAAACGCCTTTACCCTGCAGGTACATTTGTACCGCATTGGCACGACGCTCACCCAGAGCGATGTTGTATTCTGGCGTACCGCGTTCATCCGCGTGACCTTCGATAGTCACTTTGTAAGACGGGTTGCTACGCAGGAATGCAGCGTGTGCGTCCAGCATCTGAGCGAATTCAGAGCTAACATCGTACTTGTCCAGACCGAAGTAAACGATGTTGTTGCGCTGTAATTCTTGCATCTGCAAACGAGCTTGCTCAGAAGAAGACATGTTGCCGCCGTCCATCATGCCGTTGTTACCAGCACCCATGGAAGATTGGTCATTGTCCGCATTCTTGTTGGAGCTACAAGCGGCCACTGCCAGTACCGGCAGAGCCAACATCAGGCCTTTCAGCACTTTATTGAATTGCATTTCTTATGTCCTTTGACGAGTTTATTGTACATATCTGTACTTATAGATACGGCGACCAGGCAGGGAATTTAACCTGTCCATCAGTAGCCGGAAGACGCGCTTTGAAACGCCCATCTGTCGAAACCAAC
Protein-coding sequences here:
- a CDS encoding DUF554 domain-containing protein, yielding MTGPLINGAAILIGSGLGITLRRFIPQRLQDGLPPAFAMVSIAMGITLVVKVQQLPAVALAIVIGVALGELLRMESGVQWAGTMIQRGLNRVLPAQEHRLPQDVYTQNFTALIVLFCASGTGVVGALTEGLTGDYQLLTIKSALDIFTALIFSITLGIAVMSIAIPQMIVQTLLFFSAKLIMPFMTDITMGDFSACGGIIMIAVGLRIAQIKSFAVVNFLPALVLVIPISLFWHRLFA
- the nadA gene encoding quinolinate synthase NadA, which translates into the protein MSTFFDSNETIYPFPPKPKPLSAEAKQHYRSRIKTLLRERNAVMVAHYYTDPEIQALAEETGGCVADSLEMARFGSTHSASTLLVAGVRFMGETAKILNPEKTVLMPTLEAECSLDLGCPVEEFSRFCDAHPDRTVVVYANTSAAVKARADWVVTSSIAVELIEHLDSLGEKIIWAPDRHLGSYVQKQTGADVLCWQGACIVHDEFKTQALKRMKILYPDAAILAHPESPQSVVEMADAVGSTSQLIQAAKTLPQRELIVATDRGIFYKMQQACPEKTLLEAPTAGEGATCRSCAHCPWMAMNGLEAIANGLEQGGNAHEIHVDAALREGSLIPLNRMLDFAASLKLRVKGNA
- the aroG gene encoding 3-deoxy-7-phosphoheptulonate synthase AroG, which produces MNYQNDDLRIKDINELLPPVALLEKFPATEKAAETVSFARTAIHKILNGNDDRLLVVIGPCSIHDTKAAKEYAARLLTLRDELSDDLEVVMRVYFEKPRTTIGWKGLINDPHMDNSFQINDGLRIARQLLLEINDTGLPAAGEFLDMITPQYLADLMSWGAIGARTTESQVHRELASGLSCPVGFKNGTDGTIKVAIDAINAASAPHCFLSVTKWGHSAIVNTSGNSDCHIILRGGKTPNYSAEHVKDVKIGLEKAGLTSQVMIDFSHANSSKQFKKQMEVCTDVSGQIAQGDKAIMGVMVESHLVEGNQSLESGEPLVYGRSVTDACIGWEDTESLLRQLASAVRERRSK
- the pal gene encoding peptidoglycan-associated lipoprotein Pal; this encodes MQFNKVLKGLMLALPVLAVAACSSNKNADNDQSSMGAGNNGMMDGGNMSSSEQARLQMQELQRNNIVYFGLDKYDVSSEFAQMLDAHAAFLRSNPSYKVTIEGHADERGTPEYNIALGERRANAVQMYLQGKGVSSDQISIVSYGKEKPAVLGHDEAAYAKNRRAVLVY
- the pnuC gene encoding nicotinamide riboside transporter PnuC → MDFFSTSNMLIHIPLGEGGYDLSWIEAIGTLFGLLCIWFASQEKTINYLFGLINVTLFAVIFFQIQLYASLLLQIFFFAANIYGWYAWTRKTDLQEVELRIRWLPVQKLICWSVACIVTIGLMTFYIDAVFAVLTRIAVSGMQGLGLAVHMPTLQPDAFPFWDSTMMVLSIVAMILMTRKYVENWLLWVVIDVISVVIFAYQGVYAMAVEYAILTLIALNGSWLWIKSAQENRVSTVSPSV
- the cpoB gene encoding cell division protein CpoB — protein: MSSNFRRHLLGLSLLVGVAVPWAATAQAPISNVGSGSVEDRVTQLERISNAHSQLLTQLQQQLSDNQRDIDSLRGQIQESQYQLNQVVERQKQIYQQIDGLSSQSSSTPTTDGMPAAAAGTDTGAANTAAPVSTGDANTDYNAAVALVLEKKQYDQAISAFQAFVKKYPDSTYQPNANYWLGQLNYNKGKKDDAAYYFANVVKNYPKSPKSAEALLKVGVIMQEKGQTDKAKAVYQQVVKMYPNTESAKQAQKRLSAS
- the zitB gene encoding CDF family zinc transporter ZitB, translated to MAHNHSHTESGNSKRLLAAFIITATFMVAEVIGGLLSGSLALLADAGHMLTDAAALFVALIAVRFAQRKPNARHTFGYLRLTTLAAFVNALTLILITAFIFWEAIQRFYEPQPVAGVPMLLVAVAGLLANIVAFWLLHHGSEEKNINVRAAALHVLGDLLGSVGAIVAAIIILYTNWTPIDPILSVLVSCLVLRSAWALLKESIHELLEGTPTQLSIEILQKDLTLNIPEVRNIHHVHLWQIGEKPMMTLHAQVVPPYDHDALLRRIQEYLLKNYQIGHATVQMEYQRCDDDHCDFHHQESHHSANHEAEGHHHKH